One Caulobacter segnis genomic window carries:
- a CDS encoding bile acid:sodium symporter family protein yields MNLKSVLEKLKLEPYVLALFGMVVLASIIPVRGEAAHGLNIVVKLAIALLFFLHGAKLSRESVVAGVTHWRLHLLILAFTFVMFPILGLAISKIGVLPPTLAAGILFLCCLPSTVQSSIAFTSIARGNVAAAVVAASASNLFGIFITPVLVGLLMHTQGGAAGGWKSVQDIVVQLLLPFIAGQLARPLVSGWIAKHKGLIGYVDRGSILLVVYAAFSEAVVGGIWHRISPLQLVLLLVVCGVLLAIVLAATTFGARALGFSPEDEKAITFCGSKKSLATGVPMAGILFPGPTAGILVLPLMIFHQIQLMACSVIAQHYARKASEAEA; encoded by the coding sequence GTGAACCTGAAGAGCGTTCTCGAGAAGCTGAAGCTCGAGCCGTACGTCCTCGCCCTGTTCGGCATGGTCGTGCTGGCCTCGATCATCCCCGTGCGCGGCGAGGCGGCGCATGGGCTGAACATCGTCGTCAAGCTGGCCATCGCCCTGCTGTTCTTCCTGCATGGCGCCAAGCTGTCGCGGGAGAGCGTGGTCGCCGGCGTGACGCACTGGCGGCTGCACCTGCTGATCCTGGCCTTCACCTTCGTGATGTTCCCGATCCTGGGCCTGGCCATCAGCAAGATCGGCGTGCTGCCGCCGACCCTGGCGGCTGGGATCCTGTTCCTGTGCTGCCTGCCCTCGACGGTGCAGTCCTCGATCGCCTTCACCTCGATCGCGCGCGGCAACGTCGCTGCGGCCGTGGTGGCGGCCAGCGCCTCCAACCTCTTCGGCATCTTCATCACGCCGGTGCTGGTGGGCCTGCTGATGCACACCCAGGGCGGCGCCGCGGGCGGCTGGAAGTCGGTGCAGGACATCGTCGTCCAGCTGCTGCTGCCGTTCATCGCCGGCCAGTTGGCCCGGCCGCTGGTCAGCGGCTGGATCGCCAAGCACAAGGGTCTGATCGGCTATGTCGATCGCGGCTCGATCCTGCTGGTCGTCTACGCCGCCTTCAGCGAGGCCGTCGTCGGCGGCATCTGGCATCGGATCTCGCCGCTGCAGCTGGTCTTGCTGCTGGTCGTCTGCGGCGTGCTGCTGGCCATCGTGCTGGCGGCCACCACCTTCGGCGCGCGGGCCCTGGGCTTCTCGCCCGAGGACGAGAAGGCGATCACCTTCTGCGGCTCCAAGAAGAGCCTGGCGACCGGCGTGCCGATGGCGGGCATCCTGTTCCCCGGTCCGACCGCCGGGATCCTGGTCCTGCCGCTGATGATCTTCCACCAGATCCAGCTGATGGCCTGCTCGGTCATCGCCCAGCACTACGCCAGGAAGGCCAGCGAAGCGGAAGCTTAA
- a CDS encoding SDR family NAD(P)-dependent oxidoreductase encodes MTSDSQKPLAGRIALVTGATRGIGEAIALGLAKAGAHVIAVGRTQGALEALDDAILEATGERATLVPLDLREPDGLDHLGAAIHQRWGKLDILVGAAGLLGPLTPVSHLDPKGWDMILSTNLTANWRLIRAMDPLLRASDAGRALFFSSSVAKSRPAFWGAYAATKAALEAIVDVYADETENTAIRALCVDPGAMRTRMRAGAFPGEDPKTVPAPETIVPFVVDLVRPDRQPPKGVVRFKDRGQESPSIDA; translated from the coding sequence ATGACTTCCGACTCCCAAAAGCCGCTGGCCGGCCGCATCGCCCTCGTCACCGGCGCCACGCGCGGCATCGGCGAGGCGATCGCCCTGGGCCTGGCCAAGGCCGGCGCCCATGTCATCGCCGTGGGCCGCACGCAAGGCGCGCTCGAGGCCCTGGACGACGCCATCCTGGAAGCCACCGGCGAGCGCGCCACCCTGGTCCCCCTGGACCTGCGCGAACCTGACGGCCTGGATCACCTGGGCGCGGCCATCCACCAGCGCTGGGGCAAGCTCGACATCCTGGTCGGCGCGGCCGGCCTGCTGGGCCCCCTGACGCCGGTCAGCCACCTGGACCCCAAGGGCTGGGACATGATCCTGTCCACCAACCTGACGGCCAACTGGCGCCTGATCCGCGCCATGGACCCGCTGCTGCGCGCGTCGGACGCCGGCCGGGCCCTGTTCTTCTCCAGCAGCGTGGCCAAGAGCCGCCCAGCCTTCTGGGGCGCCTACGCGGCGACCAAGGCGGCGCTGGAAGCCATCGTCGACGTCTATGCCGACGAGACCGAGAACACCGCCATCCGCGCCCTGTGCGTCGATCCCGGCGCCATGCGCACTCGCATGCGGGCCGGCGCCTTCCCGGGCGAGGATCCCAAGACCGTGCCCGCGCCGGAGACCATCGTCCCGTTCGTCGTCGACCTGGTCCGCCCCGACCGCCAGCCGCCCAAGGGCGTCGTCCGCTTCAAGGACCGCGGCCAGGAATCACCGAGCATCGACGCCTGA
- a CDS encoding PAS domain-containing methyl-accepting chemotaxis protein yields the protein MALFSRGRDAADTAQVSDLAGIVAAIQRSQAVIEFSLDGTILTANENFLRTMGYTLSEIQGRKHSIFVDAAQAASPAYREFWAALNAGQFVADKFKRVGKGGKEVWIQASYNPVLDKNGRPFKVIKFAADVTTVEIERRETEAEREQVRQEQEHIVSVLAESLGRLARGDLTARIDTRFEGRYAQLREDFNAAIDSLRDAMSAIAEAANSMESGANEIASASNDLSKRTEQQAASLEETAAALDQITATVKRSAEGARQASAAASAASTDADRSGEVVQQAVAAMGEIEKSSGQITQIIGVIDEIAFQTNLLALNAGVEAARAGEAGRGFAVVAQEVRALAQRSAEAAKEIKTLIANSSTQVEHGVRLVGDTGQALTGIVAKVGEINGLIREIAESSQEQATGLNQVNAAVNQMDQVTQQNAAMVEEANTSSASLRGEAQDLARQVARFQTGGRAAVRHPAPAPARNPVAEQRARIQSFARPGGAATAAAPAEWEEF from the coding sequence ATGGCGCTGTTCTCTCGTGGCCGCGATGCGGCGGACACGGCTCAGGTCTCCGATCTCGCGGGCATCGTCGCGGCGATCCAGCGTTCCCAGGCGGTGATCGAGTTCAGCCTGGACGGCACGATCCTGACGGCCAACGAAAACTTCCTGCGGACGATGGGCTACACCCTCTCCGAGATCCAGGGCCGCAAACACAGCATCTTCGTCGACGCCGCCCAGGCCGCGTCCCCGGCCTATCGCGAGTTCTGGGCCGCGCTGAACGCCGGTCAGTTCGTCGCTGACAAGTTCAAGCGCGTTGGCAAGGGCGGCAAGGAGGTCTGGATCCAGGCGTCTTACAATCCCGTCCTCGACAAAAACGGCCGCCCCTTCAAGGTCATCAAGTTCGCCGCCGACGTCACCACCGTCGAGATCGAGCGCCGCGAGACCGAGGCCGAGCGCGAGCAGGTTCGCCAGGAGCAGGAGCACATCGTCTCCGTCCTGGCCGAAAGCCTGGGCCGCCTGGCGCGCGGCGACCTGACGGCGCGCATCGACACCCGCTTCGAGGGCCGCTACGCCCAGCTGCGCGAGGACTTCAACGCCGCGATCGACAGCCTGCGCGACGCCATGTCCGCGATCGCCGAGGCCGCCAACAGCATGGAATCCGGGGCCAACGAGATCGCCAGCGCCTCCAACGACCTGTCCAAGCGCACCGAGCAGCAGGCCGCCAGCCTGGAAGAAACCGCCGCGGCGCTCGACCAGATCACCGCCACGGTCAAGCGCAGCGCCGAGGGCGCCCGGCAGGCCTCGGCCGCCGCCTCGGCCGCCAGCACCGACGCCGACCGCTCGGGCGAGGTCGTCCAGCAGGCCGTCGCGGCGATGGGCGAGATCGAGAAGTCCTCGGGCCAGATCACCCAGATCATCGGCGTCATCGACGAGATCGCCTTCCAGACCAACCTGCTGGCCTTGAACGCCGGCGTCGAGGCGGCGCGCGCCGGTGAAGCCGGTCGCGGCTTCGCGGTCGTCGCCCAGGAAGTGCGGGCCCTGGCCCAGCGTTCGGCCGAAGCGGCCAAGGAGATCAAGACCCTGATCGCCAACTCGTCCACCCAGGTCGAGCATGGCGTGCGGCTGGTCGGCGACACCGGCCAGGCCCTGACCGGCATTGTCGCCAAGGTCGGCGAGATCAACGGCCTGATCCGCGAGATCGCCGAGTCCTCGCAGGAGCAGGCCACCGGCCTGAACCAGGTCAACGCCGCCGTGAACCAGATGGACCAGGTCACCCAGCAGAACGCCGCCATGGTCGAGGAGGCCAACACCTCGTCGGCCTCGCTGCGCGGCGAGGCCCAGGACCTGGCTCGCCAGGTGGCCCGGTTCCAGACCGGCGGCCGCGCGGCCGTCCGCCATCCGGCGCCAGCCCCGGCCCGCAACCCGGTCGCCGAGCAGCGCGCCCGCATCCAGAGCTTCGCCCGCCCCGGCGGCGCCGCGACGGCCGCCGCCCCGGCCGAATGGGAAGAGTTCTAG
- a CDS encoding serine hydrolase domain-containing protein: MLLVTGLPAVALAADYKPVVCKSAVTYAGPPLHAPVAPPLLPEVPKAALDPETVARLEAGFLRAKAATQAPVITAAILVPGKGGWERTDSGDQPPLLFWASAGKSLVAIVVLQLVEAGKLKLEDPIGQYVAGVPNGDVVTIRDLLAHTGGLFSANEDLKARAERQAHTLDEDVKIIARHGAMSCPGERWRYSNTGYGLLGKVIETVDGRSWQDAVDARIVKPLGLKSLRMLADGDKAEDVARLVSAKEAPIAPAWAGAAGPAVGSAGDMARVWAALLGGQLLKQETVGAMFGKLYPMFDAGSFYGLGAMAVEVPGAEGSRSLWLGHLGGTPGASAVVAYSVKDGAIVAAALTGDGSAAAAANLLLGQVLAPH, from the coding sequence ATGTTGCTTGTGACGGGCTTGCCGGCCGTCGCGCTGGCGGCCGACTACAAGCCCGTCGTCTGCAAGAGCGCGGTGACCTATGCCGGTCCGCCGCTGCACGCGCCCGTCGCGCCGCCGCTGCTTCCCGAGGTCCCCAAGGCCGCGCTGGATCCCGAGACCGTCGCGCGGCTGGAGGCCGGTTTTCTCCGCGCCAAGGCCGCGACCCAGGCGCCGGTCATCACCGCCGCCATCCTGGTTCCCGGCAAGGGGGGCTGGGAGCGCACCGACAGCGGGGACCAGCCGCCGCTGCTGTTCTGGGCCAGCGCGGGCAAGAGCCTCGTCGCCATCGTGGTCCTGCAGCTGGTCGAGGCCGGCAAGCTGAAACTGGAGGATCCGATCGGCCAGTACGTGGCCGGGGTCCCCAATGGCGACGTGGTCACCATCCGCGACCTGCTGGCCCATACCGGCGGCCTGTTCAGCGCCAACGAGGACCTGAAGGCCCGCGCCGAGCGGCAGGCGCACACTCTGGACGAGGACGTGAAGATCATCGCTCGCCATGGCGCGATGTCCTGTCCCGGCGAGCGCTGGCGCTATTCCAACACCGGCTACGGCCTGCTGGGCAAGGTGATCGAGACCGTGGACGGGCGATCCTGGCAGGACGCCGTCGACGCCCGGATCGTCAAGCCGCTGGGGCTGAAGTCGCTGCGGATGCTGGCTGACGGCGACAAGGCCGAGGATGTCGCCAGGCTGGTCTCGGCCAAGGAGGCGCCGATCGCGCCCGCCTGGGCCGGGGCGGCGGGGCCGGCCGTGGGCTCGGCGGGCGACATGGCGCGAGTGTGGGCGGCGCTGCTGGGCGGTCAGCTGCTGAAGCAGGAGACCGTCGGGGCTATGTTCGGGAAGCTCTACCCGATGTTCGACGCCGGAAGCTTCTATGGCCTGGGCGCGATGGCGGTGGAGGTTCCGGGAGCGGAGGGTTCCCGGAGCCTGTGGCTGGGCCACCTGGGCGGGACGCCCGGCGCCAGCGCGGTCGTGGCCTATTCGGTGAAGGATGGAGCGATCGTGGCCGCCGCCCTGACCGGTGACGGCTCGGCGGCGGCCGCGGCGAACCTGCTGCTAGGGCAGGTTCTCGCCCCCCACTAG
- the der gene encoding ribosome biogenesis GTPase Der, with amino-acid sequence MPLKLAIVGRPNVGKSTLFNRLAGKKLAIVDDQPGVTRDRRYADGRLGDLDLQLIDTAGFEDVADESLEARMRAQTELAIEEADLSLFIYDAREGVTPLDEVFAALLRRRGKPVIIAANKAEGKAGQSGIGEAYKLGLGEPIPISGEHGEGMAELYAAMLEAVPEDQYSDDEDDEDKPIRLAIVGRPNAGKSTLINRLIGEQRLLTGPEAGITRDSISVDWVWGDKKVRLVDTAGLRKKAKVQEKLEKLSTQDTIRAITFAEVVVLVMDATHPFEIQDLQIADLTEREGRALVFVLAKWDLIEDQAATLAAFREHAERMLPQVRGAPVVALSGETGSGVNKLMPAVLKIHKDWSTKVKTRDLNDWLQMAMQRHPPPAVSGRRVKPKYMAQTKARPPTFVLFSSRADQMPDHYRRYLINSLRESFDLPGVPLRITIKSGANPYADGEAKGHSGRGKREFERREREEERIRASRNTVKKSKRLADEAAAKAAAEAGLPDPTVKQPVKKKTSAAPKVTAAPVEGVVSEPGKAAVKSVKKLGPKVQKKVSTTPSYKVGAKSAGGKAAGPKRPVAGSRTVRGNTGPGRPKGR; translated from the coding sequence ATGCCTTTGAAACTCGCCATCGTCGGCCGCCCCAATGTGGGCAAGTCCACGCTGTTCAATCGTCTGGCCGGCAAGAAGCTGGCCATCGTCGACGACCAGCCGGGGGTCACGCGCGACCGTCGCTACGCCGACGGCCGCCTGGGCGACCTCGACCTGCAGTTGATCGACACCGCCGGCTTCGAGGACGTCGCCGACGAGAGCCTGGAGGCGCGCATGCGCGCCCAGACCGAGCTGGCGATCGAGGAAGCCGATCTCTCGCTGTTCATCTATGACGCCCGCGAAGGCGTCACGCCGCTGGACGAGGTGTTCGCCGCGCTGCTGCGTCGTCGCGGCAAGCCGGTGATCATCGCCGCCAACAAGGCCGAGGGCAAAGCCGGCCAGTCGGGCATCGGCGAAGCCTACAAGCTGGGCCTGGGCGAGCCGATCCCGATCTCGGGCGAGCACGGCGAAGGCATGGCCGAGCTCTACGCCGCCATGCTGGAGGCCGTTCCCGAGGACCAGTACTCCGATGACGAGGACGACGAGGACAAGCCGATCCGCCTGGCCATCGTCGGTCGTCCGAACGCCGGCAAATCGACCCTGATCAACCGCCTGATCGGCGAGCAGCGCCTGCTGACCGGCCCCGAGGCCGGCATCACCCGCGACTCCATCTCGGTCGACTGGGTCTGGGGCGACAAGAAGGTCCGCCTGGTCGACACCGCCGGCCTGCGCAAGAAGGCCAAGGTGCAGGAGAAGCTGGAGAAGCTCTCCACCCAGGACACCATCCGCGCCATCACCTTCGCCGAGGTCGTGGTGCTGGTGATGGACGCCACCCATCCGTTCGAGATCCAGGACTTGCAGATCGCCGACCTGACCGAGCGGGAAGGGCGGGCCCTGGTGTTCGTGCTGGCCAAGTGGGACCTGATCGAGGATCAGGCCGCGACCCTGGCCGCCTTCCGCGAGCACGCCGAGCGTATGCTGCCCCAGGTGCGCGGCGCGCCGGTGGTGGCGCTGTCGGGCGAGACCGGCAGCGGCGTCAACAAGCTGATGCCGGCCGTGCTGAAGATCCACAAGGACTGGTCGACCAAGGTCAAGACCCGCGACCTGAACGACTGGCTGCAGATGGCCATGCAGCGCCACCCGCCGCCCGCCGTCAGCGGCCGCCGCGTGAAGCCCAAGTACATGGCCCAGACCAAGGCGCGTCCGCCGACCTTCGTGCTGTTCTCCAGCCGCGCCGACCAGATGCCCGACCACTATCGGCGCTATCTGATCAACAGCCTGCGCGAAAGCTTCGACCTGCCGGGGGTGCCGCTGCGCATCACCATCAAGTCGGGCGCCAATCCCTATGCCGACGGCGAGGCCAAGGGCCACAGCGGCCGGGGCAAGCGCGAGTTCGAACGCCGCGAGCGCGAGGAGGAGCGCATCCGCGCCTCGCGCAACACGGTCAAGAAGTCCAAGCGCCTGGCCGATGAAGCCGCCGCCAAGGCCGCGGCCGAGGCGGGCCTGCCCGATCCGACCGTGAAGCAGCCAGTCAAGAAGAAGACCTCGGCCGCGCCGAAGGTCACGGCCGCTCCTGTCGAGGGCGTCGTGTCCGAACCGGGCAAGGCTGCCGTCAAGTCGGTCAAGAAGCTGGGCCCCAAGGTCCAGAAGAAGGTCTCGACCACGCCCAGCTACAAGGTCGGCGCCAAGTCGGCGGGCGGCAAGGCGGCCGGACCCAAGCGTCCGGTGGCCGGCTCGCGCACCGTGCGCGGCAATACCGGTCCGGGCCGTCCGAAGGGACGTTGA
- a CDS encoding PQQ-like beta-propeller repeat protein yields the protein MSRLMISKRSVALVALMSASMAVTGCSTVSKLNPFGGKDKNKSQASQGQRISIIAFDQKVEANESLKGADFFLPEPTVVTEWRLPGGNAEQSIEHVDAGKGFQIAWKKGFGKKGGKTFHVTAPPVSAQGRIYVMDGEADVVALDARSGSQIWRKDLRPAAGPTKKGGFLGLLPKKNDRLGFGGGVAVGPDNKLYVASGFRFVAQLDAATGALGWTQQVSTPIHGAPTVVDGRLFVVSTDNELLTYNTETGAPGWTYQALSEPARILAASTPAVSGDTVVAGFASGELVALRAANGNDLWSEALSRASRTNALSEIRDIPGRPVIYKGDVFAVSHSGVFAATDLRSGQARWSLPVTAITTPWAAGDVVFVVDKAGQVICVSRENGSVYWIQDLNNTEALSKKQKKKRAKHPRLWSTPILANGRLITVSSDGEAVALNAKTGAKEKTLKIGSPVLINPIAVGDTIYLVTDDAEVVAIR from the coding sequence ATGAGCCGCCTGATGATTTCCAAGCGTTCCGTCGCCCTGGTCGCGCTGATGTCGGCGTCCATGGCCGTCACCGGCTGCTCGACGGTTTCGAAGCTCAATCCCTTCGGCGGCAAGGACAAGAACAAGTCCCAGGCCAGCCAGGGCCAGCGCATCTCGATCATCGCCTTCGACCAGAAGGTCGAGGCCAATGAGTCGCTGAAGGGCGCCGACTTCTTCCTGCCCGAGCCGACCGTCGTCACCGAATGGCGCCTGCCGGGCGGCAACGCCGAGCAGTCGATCGAGCACGTCGACGCCGGCAAGGGCTTCCAGATCGCCTGGAAAAAGGGCTTCGGCAAGAAGGGCGGCAAGACGTTCCACGTCACCGCTCCGCCGGTGTCGGCTCAGGGTCGCATCTACGTGATGGACGGCGAGGCCGACGTCGTGGCGCTGGACGCCCGGTCCGGCTCGCAGATCTGGCGCAAGGACCTGCGTCCGGCTGCCGGCCCGACCAAGAAGGGCGGCTTCCTGGGTCTGCTGCCCAAGAAGAACGATCGCCTGGGCTTCGGCGGCGGGGTCGCCGTCGGTCCGGACAACAAGCTCTATGTCGCCTCGGGCTTCCGCTTCGTGGCTCAGCTGGACGCCGCGACCGGCGCCCTGGGCTGGACCCAGCAGGTCTCGACCCCGATCCATGGCGCCCCGACGGTCGTGGATGGCCGCCTGTTCGTCGTGTCGACCGACAACGAGCTGCTGACCTACAACACCGAGACCGGCGCGCCGGGCTGGACCTATCAGGCCCTGAGCGAGCCGGCCCGCATCCTGGCCGCCTCGACGCCCGCCGTCAGCGGCGACACCGTCGTGGCCGGCTTCGCCTCGGGCGAACTGGTGGCCCTGCGCGCGGCCAACGGCAACGATCTGTGGAGCGAGGCCCTCAGCCGCGCCAGCCGCACCAACGCCCTGTCCGAGATCCGCGACATCCCGGGCCGCCCGGTGATCTACAAGGGCGACGTCTTCGCCGTCAGCCACTCGGGCGTCTTCGCCGCCACCGACCTGCGCTCGGGCCAGGCGCGCTGGAGCCTGCCGGTGACCGCCATCACCACCCCGTGGGCCGCCGGCGACGTCGTCTTCGTCGTGGACAAGGCCGGCCAGGTGATCTGCGTCTCGCGCGAGAACGGCTCGGTCTACTGGATCCAGGACCTCAACAACACCGAGGCCCTGAGCAAGAAGCAGAAGAAGAAGCGCGCCAAGCACCCGCGTCTGTGGTCGACCCCGATCCTGGCCAATGGCCGCCTGATCACGGTGTCCAGCGACGGCGAGGCCGTGGCCCTGAACGCCAAGACCGGCGCCAAGGAAAAGACCCTGAAGATCGGCTCGCCCGTGCTGATCAATCCGATCGCGGTCGGCGACACGATCTACCTCGTCACCGACGACGCCGAGGTTGTGGCCATCCGCTGA
- a CDS encoding tetratricopeptide repeat protein codes for MVDVFDEVEEQLRSERYRSLAVKSLPWVAAATAAVVIGVGGYWGWTSYQTNQADKASEGYQAALETAQKQGPAKAFGQFKTVADGGAKGYKALALLQMGDIRLEENKTQEAVGYFDEAAKAAPNAILGDLARLKSAFALMDTASYKDIESRLTPLAGEKSPYRVYAKEALAFAKLQAGDLAGARADFVILANSLDTSTSEDVRQRAQAAMQLIDSGAAKELGAAVKAAAKLPAMPQIGQLPPAAAPNAAPAQ; via the coding sequence GTGGTCGATGTTTTTGACGAAGTCGAAGAGCAGCTTCGGTCGGAGCGCTATCGCAGCCTGGCGGTGAAGTCGCTGCCCTGGGTGGCGGCGGCGACGGCGGCCGTGGTGATCGGCGTCGGGGGCTACTGGGGCTGGACCTCGTATCAGACCAACCAGGCCGACAAGGCCTCGGAAGGCTATCAGGCCGCGCTGGAGACCGCCCAGAAGCAGGGGCCGGCCAAGGCCTTCGGCCAGTTCAAGACCGTCGCCGACGGCGGCGCCAAGGGCTACAAGGCCCTGGCCTTGCTGCAGATGGGCGACATCCGCCTCGAGGAAAACAAGACCCAGGAAGCCGTCGGCTATTTCGACGAGGCCGCGAAGGCCGCGCCGAACGCAATCCTCGGTGACCTTGCCCGCCTCAAATCCGCCTTCGCCCTGATGGACACCGCCTCCTACAAGGATATCGAGTCGAGGTTGACGCCTTTGGCGGGGGAAAAGAGTCCGTACCGCGTGTACGCCAAGGAGGCGCTGGCCTTCGCCAAGCTGCAGGCCGGTGACCTGGCCGGCGCGCGCGCCGATTTCGTGATCCTGGCTAACTCGCTGGACACCAGCACGTCGGAGGACGTGCGTCAGCGCGCCCAGGCCGCCATGCAACTGATCGACTCCGGCGCGGCCAAGGAACTGGGCGCGGCCGTCAAGGCCGCCGCCAAACTGCCCGCCATGCCTCAGATCGGCCAACTGCCGCCCGCCGCCGCGCCCAACGCCGCCCCCGCCCAATGA
- the panB gene encoding 3-methyl-2-oxobutanoate hydroxymethyltransferase, whose translation MSAHREAAVRRLAAPDIAVRKGGEPIVCLTAYTAPVAAALDDACDLLLVGDSVGMVVHGLPNTVGVTLEMMILHGQAVMRGSKKAMVVIDMPFGSYEGSQEEAYANAVRIMKETGAQAVKVESGPTVPETIRYMTQRGVPVMGHVGLRPQAVLVDGGFKAKGRDAAERERILVEAKATAEAGAFAVVVEGVAESLAREITAAIDAPTIGIGASAGCDGQILVTDDMLGLFDWTPKFVRRYADLKGEIERAAAQYASDVKDRSFPGEAETYYAKKV comes from the coding sequence CTGTCCGCCCATCGTGAAGCTGCGGTCCGCCGTCTGGCCGCGCCCGACATCGCCGTCCGCAAGGGCGGCGAGCCCATCGTCTGCCTGACGGCCTACACCGCGCCGGTCGCCGCCGCTCTGGACGACGCCTGCGACCTGCTGCTGGTCGGGGATTCGGTCGGCATGGTCGTCCACGGCCTGCCCAACACCGTCGGCGTGACCCTAGAGATGATGATTCTGCACGGCCAGGCGGTCATGCGCGGCTCGAAGAAGGCCATGGTCGTCATCGACATGCCCTTCGGCTCGTACGAGGGCTCGCAGGAAGAGGCCTATGCCAACGCCGTGCGGATCATGAAGGAGACCGGAGCCCAGGCGGTGAAGGTCGAGAGCGGCCCGACGGTGCCGGAGACCATCCGCTACATGACCCAGCGCGGCGTGCCGGTCATGGGCCATGTCGGCCTGCGCCCGCAGGCGGTGCTGGTCGACGGCGGCTTCAAGGCCAAGGGCCGCGACGCCGCCGAGCGCGAGCGCATCCTGGTCGAGGCGAAGGCGACCGCCGAGGCCGGGGCTTTCGCCGTGGTCGTCGAGGGCGTGGCCGAGAGCCTGGCCCGCGAGATCACCGCCGCCATCGATGCGCCCACCATCGGCATCGGCGCCTCGGCCGGCTGCGACGGCCAGATCCTGGTCACCGACGACATGCTGGGCCTGTTCGACTGGACCCCGAAGTTCGTGCGCCGCTACGCCGACCTGAAGGGCGAAATCGAGCGCGCCGCCGCCCAATACGCCAGCGACGTGAAGGATCGCAGCTTCCCCGGCGAGGCTGAAACCTACTACGCCAAGAAGGTGTGA
- a CDS encoding RNA polymerase sigma factor, which produces MRAMGMDRPPTGHDVELAASAAAGDRRAYGELVRRHGSAVRGLLRRLGADSATADDLAQDAFMAGFEQVAEFRGEGTFGAWIKKIAARLYLKKVKREARLIFSDTVEPVEDAMARDASGDAASRIDLDEALKTLSRGERLCVSLCYGADWSHGEAAEALNIPIGTVKSHVKRGLDKLRARLARPEEGARREAHG; this is translated from the coding sequence TTGAGAGCAATGGGCATGGATCGCCCGCCAACCGGTCACGACGTCGAACTCGCCGCATCCGCGGCGGCGGGCGACCGCCGGGCCTATGGGGAGCTGGTGCGTCGGCACGGCTCGGCCGTTCGGGGTCTTCTGAGACGCCTGGGCGCCGACTCGGCCACCGCCGACGACCTGGCCCAGGACGCGTTCATGGCCGGCTTCGAGCAAGTGGCCGAGTTCCGAGGGGAGGGGACCTTCGGCGCCTGGATCAAGAAGATCGCCGCGAGGCTCTATCTGAAGAAGGTCAAGCGCGAGGCGCGTCTGATCTTCTCGGACACTGTGGAGCCGGTCGAGGACGCGATGGCTCGCGACGCGTCGGGGGACGCCGCCAGCCGCATCGATCTCGACGAGGCGCTCAAGACGCTGTCACGCGGCGAGCGCCTGTGCGTTTCGCTATGCTATGGGGCCGACTGGTCCCACGGCGAGGCGGCCGAGGCCTTGAACATCCCGATCGGCACGGTCAAATCCCATGTCAAACGTGGTTTGGATAAACTCCGGGCGCGACTGGCCCGGCCCGAGGAAGGGGCGAGGAGGGAAGCACATGGCTGA
- a CDS encoding DUF6249 domain-containing protein, translating to MGPEIVVPVAGCIMIASIVIFPFLFKSRERRELHATLRAAIDKGQPIPPEVIEAMTKSVKLPPTRLRDLRTGVIWLAIGIGVALATYFGDFIHGDGDSDGFGIACIPAVIGVAYIVLSFFNPNKEERV from the coding sequence ATGGGTCCCGAAATTGTCGTTCCCGTCGCGGGCTGCATCATGATCGCCTCGATCGTGATCTTCCCGTTCCTGTTCAAGAGCCGCGAGCGTCGCGAACTGCACGCGACCCTGCGCGCGGCCATCGACAAGGGCCAGCCGATCCCGCCCGAGGTGATCGAGGCCATGACCAAGAGCGTTAAGCTGCCGCCGACCCGTCTGCGCGACCTGCGCACCGGCGTGATCTGGCTGGCCATCGGCATCGGCGTCGCCCTGGCCACCTATTTCGGCGACTTCATCCATGGCGACGGAGACTCCGATGGTTTCGGCATCGCCTGCATCCCGGCCGTGATCGGCGTCGCCTACATCGTCCTGAGCTTCTTCAATCCGAACAAGGAAGAGCGGGTCTAG
- a CDS encoding RNA polymerase sigma factor: protein MDAALVRQARAGSQTAFARLVAIHEKPLRGFLRKSGWIDADDIAQEAFVAAWAGLHKLRDDEGFRAWLYGVAWRKALSHRRGAQRAAARDEAWRGEQELETAAEVGPEDRMALEGALATLPEDQRACVTLCLGQGWSHAEVSDALGLPLGTVKSHVTRGRERLLAVMGGSR, encoded by the coding sequence ATGGACGCCGCGCTCGTCAGACAGGCGCGCGCCGGATCCCAGACCGCTTTCGCCCGACTGGTGGCGATCCACGAAAAGCCGCTGCGGGGCTTCCTGCGCAAGAGCGGCTGGATCGACGCCGACGACATCGCTCAGGAGGCCTTCGTGGCGGCCTGGGCGGGGCTGCACAAGCTGCGTGACGACGAGGGCTTCCGGGCCTGGCTCTATGGCGTGGCGTGGAGGAAGGCCCTCTCGCACCGGCGCGGCGCCCAGCGCGCGGCCGCCCGCGACGAGGCCTGGCGCGGGGAGCAGGAACTGGAGACCGCCGCCGAGGTCGGGCCCGAGGACCGCATGGCCCTCGAGGGGGCCCTGGCGACCCTGCCGGAGGACCAACGCGCCTGCGTCACCCTGTGCCTTGGCCAGGGCTGGTCGCACGCCGAAGTCTCCGACGCCCTGGGGCTTCCCCTAGGCACCGTCAAATCGCATGTTACCCGCGGCCGCGAGCGGCTGCTGGCGGTTATGGGAGGTTCGCGATGA